In a single window of the Streptomyces sp. HUAS ZL42 genome:
- a CDS encoding M24 family metallopeptidase, translated as MAIRTFGPSAVDWEERIDLDRLRRQRLARLHETLNRSELGAVLGFDFANIRYMTATHIGTWAMDKLIRFALLVRGGEPVVWDFGSAARHHQLYNPWLDYSDGKGGPPTGARAGISTLRGAFHPDAGIAQDVARKIAGELREHGVAGEPLGIDVAEMPVLTALRAEGIDVVDGQQVFLEARRLKTGDEIGLLTQACAMVDAAYEELYGYLRPGVRENECVGLVSKVLYDLGSEYVEGVNAISGERCSPHPHVYSDRLIRPGDPAFFDILHSHLGYRTCYYRTFAVGSASRAQRDAYVRCREYMDQAIALVRPGATTADIVQVWPRAEEFGFPDETAAFALQYGHGVGLSIWEKPIFSRLVSLDHPEVLEEGMVFALETYWPAADGWSAARIEEELVVTADGCEVITKFPAEELLVAGRKYWTVGGELNTRREAQSHLNTRGNGGS; from the coding sequence ATGGCGATCCGCACATTCGGACCCAGCGCCGTCGACTGGGAAGAGCGCATCGACCTGGACCGGCTGCGCAGACAGCGCCTGGCCCGGCTGCACGAGACCCTGAACCGCTCCGAGCTGGGCGCGGTGCTCGGCTTCGACTTCGCCAACATCCGCTACATGACGGCCACGCACATCGGCACCTGGGCGATGGACAAGCTGATCCGCTTCGCCCTGCTGGTGCGCGGCGGCGAGCCCGTCGTCTGGGACTTCGGCTCCGCCGCGCGCCACCACCAGCTCTACAACCCCTGGCTCGACTACAGCGACGGCAAGGGCGGCCCGCCCACCGGCGCCCGCGCCGGCATCTCCACCCTGCGCGGCGCCTTCCACCCGGACGCCGGGATCGCCCAGGACGTCGCCCGTAAGATCGCCGGCGAGCTGCGCGAGCACGGCGTGGCGGGTGAGCCGCTCGGCATCGATGTCGCCGAGATGCCCGTCCTCACCGCCCTGCGTGCCGAGGGCATCGACGTGGTCGACGGACAGCAGGTCTTCCTCGAGGCCCGGCGCCTCAAGACCGGCGACGAAATCGGCCTGCTCACCCAGGCGTGCGCGATGGTCGACGCGGCGTACGAGGAGCTGTACGGGTACCTGCGCCCCGGCGTGCGCGAGAACGAGTGCGTCGGGCTCGTGAGCAAGGTTCTGTACGACCTCGGCAGCGAGTACGTCGAGGGTGTCAACGCCATCTCGGGGGAACGCTGTTCACCGCACCCGCACGTCTACAGCGACCGTCTGATCCGCCCCGGCGACCCCGCCTTCTTCGACATCCTGCACAGCCACCTCGGCTACCGCACCTGCTACTACCGCACCTTCGCCGTCGGCAGCGCCTCCCGCGCGCAACGGGACGCGTATGTGCGCTGCCGGGAGTACATGGACCAGGCCATCGCCCTGGTCAGGCCCGGCGCCACCACCGCCGACATCGTCCAGGTCTGGCCGCGCGCCGAGGAGTTCGGCTTCCCCGACGAGACCGCCGCCTTCGCCCTCCAGTACGGCCACGGCGTCGGACTGTCCATCTGGGAGAAGCCCATCTTCAGCCGCCTCGTCTCGCTCGACCACCCCGAAGTCCTCGAAGAGGGCATGGTGTTCGCCCTGGAGACGTACTGGCCGGCCGCCGACGGCTGGTCCGCGGCCCGGATCGAGGAGGAACTGGTCGTCACCGCCGACGGCTGCGAGGTCATCACCAAGTTCCCCGCCGAGGAACTGCTGGTCGCGGGCCGCAAGTACTGGACGGTCGGCGGCGAGCTGAACACCCGGCGCGAGGCACAGTCCCACCTCAACACCCGTGGGAACGGGGGTTCTTGA
- a CDS encoding helix-turn-helix domain-containing protein, whose amino-acid sequence MSPAAVPSLGARIRQARLERALSLRGLAREIGVSASLVSQIETGKSQPSVSTLYAITTALGISVESLFDAQDGDTGPPRAAGPPGAVLHALAAFAADPGRRIGPLTGPDEREALELDSGVVWERLGHVPGADVDFLLVTYRPGGSSSGSGGLMRHSGTEYGYLTSGELLLTLGFDEYTLRPGDAVCFESTTPHRYRNDGEKPAVGVWCVFSNT is encoded by the coding sequence GTGTCCCCTGCCGCCGTGCCGTCGCTCGGCGCGCGGATCCGGCAGGCGCGCCTCGAGCGGGCGCTGAGCCTGCGCGGTCTCGCGCGGGAGATCGGGGTCTCCGCGAGCCTCGTCTCCCAGATCGAGACCGGCAAGAGCCAGCCTTCCGTGAGCACGCTGTACGCGATCACGACGGCGCTCGGCATCTCCGTGGAGTCCCTGTTCGACGCGCAGGACGGCGACACCGGGCCACCGCGGGCCGCCGGTCCACCCGGCGCCGTGCTGCACGCCCTCGCCGCGTTCGCCGCCGACCCCGGCCGCCGGATAGGCCCGCTGACCGGCCCGGACGAGCGGGAGGCGCTGGAGCTGGACTCCGGCGTGGTGTGGGAGCGGCTCGGTCATGTGCCGGGCGCGGACGTCGACTTCCTGCTGGTGACCTACCGCCCGGGCGGCTCCTCCTCCGGTTCGGGCGGTCTGATGCGGCACTCGGGCACCGAGTACGGCTATCTGACCTCGGGCGAACTCCTCCTCACCCTCGGTTTCGACGAGTACACACTGCGTCCCGGCGACGCGGTGTGCTTCGAGTCGACGACCCCGCACCGTTACCGCAACGATGGTGAGAAGCCCGCCGTGGGTGTCTGGTGCGTGTTCAGTAACACTTGA
- a CDS encoding sensor histidine kinase → MHRDPALSGDVPQEVQAAAFRVVQEALTNVRRHAADATQIAVRLRQGDDHLEVTVCDDGRGGTQLPDAAHSGGFGLVGLKERVTALGGELRAGPRAGDGWEVRALFPAGKA, encoded by the coding sequence CTGCACCGCGACCCCGCCCTGTCCGGCGACGTCCCGCAAGAGGTCCAGGCCGCGGCCTTCCGCGTCGTCCAGGAGGCACTGACCAACGTACGGCGGCACGCGGCCGACGCCACGCAGATCGCCGTCCGTCTGCGGCAGGGCGACGACCACCTGGAGGTGACCGTGTGCGACGACGGCCGCGGCGGCACCCAACTCCCGGACGCCGCGCACAGCGGCGGCTTCGGCCTCGTCGGCCTGAAGGAGCGGGTGACCGCACTGGGCGGGGAACTGCGGGCCGGTCCGCGGGCCGGGGACGGCTGGGAGGTCCGGGCGCTGTTTCCCGCGGGGAAGGCCTGA
- a CDS encoding Cof-type HAD-IIB family hydrolase, with amino-acid sequence MPHTPSPLLAPVDLPAVAADIRLIVTDIDGTLLDDDKRAPAGLRDVLKQLRERGVLFSPASGRQYATLAREFADVAEGMVFIAENGAYVVRDGVELSSDPLDPGAAADVVRTVRRLVADGVDVGAVVCGKRSAYVEWTDEAFLAEVRKYYVEHRIVEDVTAVEDGITKVALFDFGAAERSTAPALEAFTATHQVVVSGEHWVDVMNRTANKGAALRRLQAELGITPAQTMVFGDYLNDLEMMDAAEWSFAMANAHPEVVRRARHLAPSNNEDGVLRTIARVLDL; translated from the coding sequence ATGCCCCACACGCCCTCGCCCCTCCTCGCGCCGGTGGACCTCCCCGCCGTCGCCGCCGACATCCGGCTCATAGTCACCGACATCGACGGCACGCTCCTGGACGACGACAAGCGGGCCCCGGCCGGACTTCGGGACGTCCTGAAGCAGTTGCGGGAGCGGGGCGTGCTGTTCAGTCCGGCGAGCGGGCGCCAGTACGCAACGCTGGCACGGGAGTTCGCCGACGTGGCCGAGGGCATGGTGTTCATCGCGGAGAACGGGGCGTACGTCGTGCGGGACGGGGTGGAGCTGAGCTCGGACCCGCTCGATCCCGGCGCCGCCGCCGACGTCGTACGGACCGTACGGCGACTCGTCGCCGACGGTGTCGACGTGGGAGCCGTCGTGTGCGGCAAGAGGTCCGCCTACGTCGAGTGGACCGACGAGGCGTTTCTGGCGGAAGTGCGCAAGTACTACGTCGAGCACCGGATCGTCGAGGACGTCACCGCCGTCGAGGACGGGATCACCAAGGTGGCTCTCTTCGATTTCGGGGCCGCGGAACGCTCCACCGCGCCGGCCCTGGAGGCCTTCACCGCCACCCACCAGGTCGTCGTCTCCGGCGAGCACTGGGTCGACGTCATGAACCGGACCGCCAACAAGGGCGCCGCCCTGCGCAGGCTTCAGGCGGAGCTGGGCATCACGCCCGCGCAGACCATGGTGTTCGGCGACTACCTCAACGACCTGGAGATGATGGACGCCGCCGAGTGGTCGTTCGCCATGGCCAACGCCCATCCCGAGGTCGTCCGGCGGGCCCGCCATCTGGCCCCGTCCAACAACGAGGACGGCGTCCTGCGCACCATCGCCCGCGTCCTGGACCTCTGA